The Bacillus thermozeamaize genome window below encodes:
- a CDS encoding stage V sporulation protein S, giving the protein MATVQTKEKIPSVLRVSAKSKPNAVAGALVAAMREHGVVELQAVGAAATNQATKAVAIARGFFAQEGRNITCVPAFTEVQIDGEAKTGIKLIVS; this is encoded by the coding sequence ATGGCAACAGTGCAAACGAAAGAAAAAATCCCTTCAGTCTTGCGGGTGTCGGCAAAATCGAAGCCGAACGCCGTCGCAGGCGCGCTCGTCGCCGCGATGCGCGAGCACGGTGTGGTCGAGCTCCAAGCAGTCGGTGCGGCTGCAACGAATCAAGCTACCAAGGCCGTGGCGATTGCCCGGGGGTTTTTCGCCCAGGAAGGCAGGAATATCACGTGCGTCCCGGCCTTCACCGAAGTTCAGATCGACGGTGAAGCCAAGACGGGTATAAAGCTGATCGTTAGCTGA